GCGCAGCCGCAACACCCGTGAGAACGCGCTGGAGTCGGAGCCGCTGGTGCGCAAGCACAGCTGGAAGTCGCTGCTCCTGGTGACGAGCGCCGCGCACCTGCCCCGGGCGGCCGGCTGCTTCGCGGCGGTGGGGCTGAAGGCGGACACGCTCGCTGTGGACCTGCGCTCCTCGACGATTCCCCCCGCGAAGCTGAGCTGGCTGCCGCGCTCGGGGGCGCTCAACCAGAGCACGGACATGCTGCGCGAGCTGGCGGGGCGCATCGTCTACCGGGCCCGCGGCTGGACCGCGCCCTGGCGGTAGCGCGGCAGGGGACAAGCGGGCCCGCCGCGCTGCTGCCGGTGCCCTGCGGCGAAAAGCTGTCCGACAGTCGGACAGCTTTCGCGGAAGTCGCGCCCGGGAGGGGAGCCTGCTCCAGTCCGCCCTACTTCATCGACGGCTGCGCGTGCAGTCCGCCCCTGGGCGCGCCGAGGACTGTGATGCGGCCCTGGGGCTTCGCGCGAGGCGCGGGCTTGCCGGTGCGGAACGCGGTGCCGAGTGCCTCCCACGGCGACACATCCAGGCCCCTGGGCACCACGGGCAGGTCCTTGAACATGGAGTAGCCGTCGTTGCCCTGCGCCACGAAGCTCAGCGTGGCCAGCCGGTACACCGCCGCGTCGTCCAGCGGCCTGCCCTTCACCTCCACCTTCGTCACCCGCGCTCCCGGCGCCTTGCGCAGGTCGTAGGTGAAGCGCAGGCCAGACACCTGCGGGAAGCGGCCGGGCGGCTTGGCGTCCGGCCCGCTCAGGCTGACGCCGTTCTCCAGCGCCGCGCGCAGCACCGCCCCCTTCACCATCAGCACCACCAGTTCATTGCGGTAGGGCATGAGCGAGTACAGCTCTCGCCGGGTCATCGGCCCCGCGGGCAGCACCCGGTCCGCGCGGATGGCGCCCCCGTTCACGAGCGCCACGTCCGCGCCCATCGCATCGCGGAACGCATCCGCCAGGAACGAGCCCAGGTTCGTCTCCTCCAGCCGGTTCTGCGCGCTGCGCGCCTCCAGCGCCACCGGCGAGCGGCCCACCCGCTCCGCCAGCGTGGCAAGCAGCGGCGCGTAGGGCTTCATCTGCTCATTGAACGCCGCGTCGTCCGGCGTCTTCGAGGTGATGGGGATGACCTTCCACGCGAGCTTCTTCACCGCGCCCGTCTTCGCATCCAGGTCCAGCGTGACGCGGCCCAGGTCGATGGCGTCCTCGTCCAGCTTGAAGATGGGCGTGCCCGCGACGGTCTCCTCCACGCGGTCGTGGTCGTGCCCGCCGATGATGAGGTCCACGCGCACGCACTTCGCCAGCTCCCGGTCCTGGTCCACCGCCAGGTGCGTGAGCCCCAGCACGAACTGCGCACCCGCGGCCCTCAGCTCGTCCACGGAGCGCTTCGCCGCCTCGCAGAACGGCGTGATGCGCGTGTCCTTGCCCGGCTTGGACGAGGTCTGCGTCTGCGGCAGCACCACGCCGAAGATGCCCACCTTCACGCCGCCCACGTCGCGGAGGTCCCACGACTTGAGCCCGTCGAACACCTGCCCCGACTTCACGCTCATCACGTTGGCGCCCAGCCACGGGAAGCGCGACTGCTGGAGGCGCGCGCGCAGCACGTCGTCCCCGAAGTCGAACTCGTGGTTGCCCACCGTGGCGTAGTCCAGACCGAGCGCGTTCCACGCGTCGATCATCTGCTTGCCCTTGAGCGCCTCCCCCGCCACCTCCGCGGACGACTCCACCGAGGGCGAAATCGTGTCACCCGCCAGCAGCGTGAGGACGTGCGGCGACTCCTTCAGCGCCTGCTGCTTGAGCGTGGCCACGCGCGACAGGCCGCCCCGGTTCCGGGCGGTGGGCTGGAATTGGTAGACGTCGTTGAGGTGGAGGATCGTGAGGCGGACGGTGTCGGCGGCAGGCGCCGGCTCGGCGGCCCCGGCTGAACGAGTGGCCAGCACCATTGCGAGCGGCAGCAGCACCGCCCAGGTGCTCACGGTCTTCTTCATCATCGGACAGTCGTTCTCTTGCGGAGGCACAAAGGGGGCGTGCCAATCCGTCTCGGCGTAGCGCACTCGGCGCGTGAAGGCGAGCGGACCGGGCATGGCGCAACGCGCAAGCCCCAAGCCCTTCTTCCTGGAGGATGAAGGGCATCCAGCCGGCCACGCGCTCCGCCCTCAGACGGTATAGCGCCGGCCCTGCACCAGCGGTTCAATCACGCTGCCGCTCGAGTCGAACAGGTCCGGATAGTGGATGAGGCGCATCTTCGCGCGCGTGGCCTCCGGCAGCGCCGCCAGCTTCTCGTAGGGGGTGTGCACGCCGTAGTTCGTCTCGTGGATGACCAGGTCCGCCTCGGACAACCAGGAGATGAGCCCCTCGTCGAAGGCCGTGTCCGCGCTGTAGCCCAGGCACCGGCCCCCGGCGCGGATGCGGAACGCGGTGGTGGGCACGTGGTGGTAGGTGAAGCGGCACTCGATTTCGAACGGACCGTGCCTCACCGCGCGCTCCAGGTGCAGCGGCGTGTGCGTGAAGTAGTCCTCGAAGTGCTTGTGGTTGGGGCCCGCGCCCTGCTCTTCGATGAGGCACTCCATGCCCGCGGCCAGGTGGCCCTCCCAGAGGCGGCGCGTGACGCTCGGGTGCGCGAGCAGCTCCATCTTCCGCTGCAACACGAAGAAGGAGAAGTACGCCAGGCTCTCCAGCCCGGAGGCGTGGTCCGCGTGCAGGTGCGTGAGGGCCACGGCGCTGACGCGCTCCACGTCCAGGGGCACGCCGGAGGACTCGGACGCCTCGCGCATCATCTTGCGGATGGGGTGCGGACAGTCGATGAGCAGCACCTGTCCTTCCGCCTCCAGGGCCAGGCACGACGAGTAGTGGAGCGCGGAGAAGGCATCACCGACGCCCAGGGGAATGAAGGACAGGCTCATGGATGGCTCCGGAGTGGAGGGGACAGCCGCTCGCGCAGCTTCGCGGCGACGGCGGGGGGGCAATACGCGGACACATCCTCGCCGCGCGTGAGGCGCTCCTTCAGGGCGCTGCTGGACACCTCCGCCAGGTGCGCCTCCGCGGGAAGGAAGAGGGTGGACAGCTCCGGGGCGAGCGCGCGGTTCATCTGCGCCAGCTCCGTCTCGAACTGCGCATCGGTGGCGCCGCGCACGCCGCGCAACAGGACGCTCGCGCCAATCTCCCGCGCCAGCTCCACGATGAGCCCTTCGGTGGAGGTGACGGAGACATTGGGGTGCTTCGCCACGGCCTCGCGAATGAGCGCCATGCGCTCCTCGGCGGTGAGCAGCGTGCGCTTGTTCGGGTTGACCGCGACCACCACGACGACGTGGCTGAAGAGGCGCGCCGCCTGCCGCACCACCGACAGGTGGCCCGCCGTCACGGGGTCGAAGCTGCCTGCATAGAGAGCGATGGTCATCACGACACCTCACGGTCCGCCGAATCCAACAGCCCCACCGCCATGCGCTTCACGGTGCCCGCCGCGGAGCCCGGGGGCACGAGCCCGGGCGCGCCCGCGGACAGCACGAAGTAGCCCTGGATGGCGGCGAACAGGCCCGCGGCCAGCGGACGCGCGCGGCGCTTGCCCACCACCGCCGCGACCAGCGCCTCCAGTTGCTCCAGGTCCGCGCGCACCACCTCTTCGTAGGCGGCGCGGACCTCCGGCTGCCGGATGGCCTCCGCGCTGATGGTGACCCAGCCCGCCACCGCCGCCACGTCCGCGTCCGGCCCGGTGGCGAGGAACGCGTCCACGAACGCCTCCACCCGCCCACGCGCATCGTCCGAGGCGAGCTTCGTCGCGCGGGTGGCGAAGCGCTGCCGCGCGCGAGCGGCCAACGAGCGCACCAGGGTCAGCAGGATCTCCTGCTTGTCCTCGAAGTGGTAGTGCACCAGCCCCGCGCTCAGGCCCGCCGCCCGGGCGATCTCCGCCACGGACGCGCCCTCGTAGCCGCGCGCGGCCATGGCCTTGAGCAGCCCGGCGACAATCTGTTCCCGGCGCGCTTCGGTGTTGGAGGGACGTGGCATGGCGCGGTCTTGTTTCTAGGTTGTATGACCAACTTATAAACAGGGCCGGCGCGGGCGTCAACCGGACGTGAAATCCAGTGGCGCCGGGCTCGAGGCTAGAAGCGCAGGAGGGACGTCACCTTGTCCGGCCCCAGCCGCTTCGCGCCCTCGAGGAAGTCGAGCGTGATGAGGAAGCAGTAGCCTACAATCTGTCCGCCCAGCCGGCTCACGAGCCGGCCCGTGGCGTCGGCGGTGCCGCCGGTGGCGAGCACGTCATCCACCACGAGGACGCGCTCGTCCTTGAGGATGGCGTCCTCGTGCATCTCCACGCCGTCCGCGCCGTACTCCAGCGAATAGCGCTCCACGATGCGCTTGTGCGGCAGCTTGCCGGGCTTGCGCGCCGGCACGAAGCCCGCCTCCAGCGCCAGCGCGATGGGGGCGCCGAGCAGGAAGCCGCGCGACTCCACGCCCACCACCTTGGTGATGTGCTGGCCCCGGAAGGGAGCGGACATGGCGTTGACCACCCGGCCGAACAGGCGCGGGTCCGCCAGCATGGGGGTGATGTCCTTGAAGACGATGCCGGGCTTGGGGAAGTCCGGCACATCCCGCAGGACGGCCTGGAGGTCGGAGACGAGCGTGGGGTCGAGGGACATGGGGTGGAGCTCCGGAAGGGGGACGGCGGCGTTTTCAACCCGGGGGATGGCACCCGGGGTGGACCTGGGACCCAGGGTACCCGGCCCGGGTGACAGCCGGCCTGGCGGGCGCCCGGACGCGGAGTCCCAGGGCCAACGGCCGGAGGATGGGCGGACTGGGACGGGACCGGGACATGGCGGACGTTGATGATCTCACAGCTTCGCGCCGCCCGGCCGCATCGGCTGGCGGACGCCGTATTTTTTCCCACGCGCGGGGATCCCCTCACTGTGTTAAGCGAGGCGGTTCCCCCCGACCAAGGAGTCTGGGGCCCTTGCAAGCCGTGCAAACCACCGCTGACACCCGAGACCCTCTCTCCCCCCAGGACGGACTCTGGCTCCGCGCCCTCAAGGCCGAGGTCGAGCCCGCCACGTTCAAGAAAGGCCGCGAGGTGGCCGAAGGCCGCCGCGTCTTCGGCCTCACGCGTGAACCCGAACGCATCCGCGCGCAGGTCGCGGGTCCGTCCGGCGAGCGCTACGACGTCGCCCTGATTCCGGGAGAGGGAAAAGTCGTTTCCTCCTGCACCTGCCCGGTGTGGAACACCACTGGCCCGCATTGCGAGCACGTGGTCGCCGTGGCACTCATCTACGCGGCCCGCTTCCGGCCACCGCCGCCACCGCAGAAAGCCGCCGCGCCGCCGCCTCCGCCGCCCGAGCCCGAGGACATGGGGCCGGACGAAGAGGAGATTCCCGGTGGCGGAGCGCCGGGGATGGAAGGCGTCAGCCTGCCCGCGCTCGCCAAGGTGGAGAGCTGGCTGGGCCTGTCCTCACTGCCCGACTACGAGTTCCTCTACCGGCTCACCCCCGCGAGCACGGGGGCGGGCGGCTCCAACAACCGCCACTGGGTCGTGGACGTGCGCCGTCAGGACGCGCAGACCAAGGGCCCCGTGCACGTGAAGCGCCTGCTCCAGGCGGGCAGCCGCATCGCGCCCGCGGACGAGCGCATCTTCATGGTGCTGTCGCGCCATGAGCACCGCTACGACTCGCGCATCGTCCTCTCCGACGAGGACCTGTGCGAGGTGCTGGAGCTGTTGCGCCAGCGCCGGGTCATCTACCGGGGCACGCCGCTCGTCTACATGGAGCAGCCCGTGCGGCCGCAGATCCATCTGGAGTCGCGTCCGGATGGCGCCACCGCGCAGATTGAATTGCTGTTCCCGGACGGCGTGGGCTACCCGCTCAAGGACGTCATCGTGCTCGCGGGCCGGCGCACGTACGTCATCCAGGCGCAGAACCTCCACGCCGTGGAGCCGGACTTCCCGCCGCGCTTGCTGCGCAAGTGGCTGCTGGAGCCGACCATGGCCTTCCCGTCCGGGCAGCTGGACCGGGTGCTGACGTTCTTCGCCGCGCACCTGCCGCGCTTCCGCATGTCGCTGAAGGCGGACGACATCGAAGTCGACGAGTCGGTGGAGCCGCGCTTCGTCCTCACGCTGGAAGGCGCCGCCGAGCGCGTGAAGGTGCAGCTGGCCGCGCGTTACGGCCAGACGACGGTGGCGGTGTCCCCCACGGCCACGCACCTGGGCTACGCCAGCGGCGTGGGCGAGGACGCGCGCAAGCTGTACCGCCGCCGCGACGAGGTGGAGCGCGCCGCGGGCAAGCTGCTGCTCGACATGGGGCTGCGCTTCGATCAGGCCGCGCAGGCGTTCGACGCGACGGGCGACGTGGCCCTGGAGTTCTGGGCGCGGGGCCTGGCGAGCCTGCCCGCGGAGTGGGAGCGCTACGGCGTGCAGGCGCCCAAGGTGCGGCTGCGCCCGAAGCTCAAGCCGCGCATCCGCGTGGGCATGAGCGGCGTGCAGTGGTTCGACCTGGACGCGGAGTTCGTCACCGACGACCAGGCCGTGGACCTGGGCGCCGTGCGCATGTGGCTGGACTCCGGCCGCAAGTTCGTGCCGCTGAAGGACGGCTCCTTCGCGGAGGCGGACGTCGCGGAGATCAAGCGCGTGGCGGACCTCCTGGAGGAGGCCGGCGCCATGCCGGGCCGCACGCGCACGCGGCTGCCGCTGCACCAGGCCGTCGCCCTGGACCTGCTCGCGGACCTGGGCGAGTTCACCGAGGTGGAGGCCAAGGCCCGTCAGGCCATGCTCGCGCTGCGTGAATCCGCGGGCGTGCCGAAGGTGGCCGTGCCGGAGGGCCTGCAGGCCACGCTGCGCCACTACCAGGAGGCGGGCCTGTCCTGGCTCTGGTTCCTGCGCCGCCACGGCCTGTCCGGCATCCTCGCGGACGACATGGGTCTGGGAAAGACCATCCAGTCCCTGAGCCTGATGCAGAAGGTGGCCAACGACGAGGGCCGCAAGCCTTCCCTGGTGGTCGCGCCCACGAGCGTGCTCGCCAACTGGGAGCGCGAGGCGGAGCGCTTCACGCCGGGCCTCAAGGCCATGGTGTGGCACGGGCAGGACCGCCGCGAGCGCGCGGAGGACCTGAAGGGCATGGACCTGGTGCTCACGTCGTACGCGCTGGTGCGCCGCGACCTGGAGCAGCTGTCCCAGGTGGGCTTCCGCTACGTCATCC
The sequence above is drawn from the Corallococcus sp. NCRR genome and encodes:
- a CDS encoding bifunctional metallophosphatase/5'-nucleotidase — protein: MMKKTVSTWAVLLPLAMVLATRSAGAAEPAPAADTVRLTILHLNDVYQFQPTARNRGGLSRVATLKQQALKESPHVLTLLAGDTISPSVESSAEVAGEALKGKQMIDAWNALGLDYATVGNHEFDFGDDVLRARLQQSRFPWLGANVMSVKSGQVFDGLKSWDLRDVGGVKVGIFGVVLPQTQTSSKPGKDTRITPFCEAAKRSVDELRAAGAQFVLGLTHLAVDQDRELAKCVRVDLIIGGHDHDRVEETVAGTPIFKLDEDAIDLGRVTLDLDAKTGAVKKLAWKVIPITSKTPDDAAFNEQMKPYAPLLATLAERVGRSPVALEARSAQNRLEETNLGSFLADAFRDAMGADVALVNGGAIRADRVLPAGPMTRRELYSLMPYRNELVVLMVKGAVLRAALENGVSLSGPDAKPPGRFPQVSGLRFTYDLRKAPGARVTKVEVKGRPLDDAAVYRLATLSFVAQGNDGYSMFKDLPVVPRGLDVSPWEALGTAFRTGKPAPRAKPQGRITVLGAPRGGLHAQPSMK
- a CDS encoding MBL fold metallo-hydrolase, translated to MSLSFIPLGVGDAFSALHYSSCLALEAEGQVLLIDCPHPIRKMMREASESSGVPLDVERVSAVALTHLHADHASGLESLAYFSFFVLQRKMELLAHPSVTRRLWEGHLAAGMECLIEEQGAGPNHKHFEDYFTHTPLHLERAVRHGPFEIECRFTYHHVPTTAFRIRAGGRCLGYSADTAFDEGLISWLSEADLVIHETNYGVHTPYEKLAALPEATRAKMRLIHYPDLFDSSGSVIEPLVQGRRYTV
- the coaD gene encoding pantetheine-phosphate adenylyltransferase, which gives rise to MTIALYAGSFDPVTAGHLSVVRQAARLFSHVVVVVAVNPNKRTLLTAEERMALIREAVAKHPNVSVTSTEGLIVELAREIGASVLLRGVRGATDAQFETELAQMNRALAPELSTLFLPAEAHLAEVSSSALKERLTRGEDVSAYCPPAVAAKLRERLSPPLRSHP
- a CDS encoding TetR/AcrR family transcriptional regulator gives rise to the protein MPRPSNTEARREQIVAGLLKAMAARGYEGASVAEIARAAGLSAGLVHYHFEDKQEILLTLVRSLAARARQRFATRATKLASDDARGRVEAFVDAFLATGPDADVAAVAGWVTISAEAIRQPEVRAAYEEVVRADLEQLEALVAAVVGKRRARPLAAGLFAAIQGYFVLSAGAPGLVPPGSAAGTVKRMAVGLLDSADREVS
- a CDS encoding adenine phosphoribosyltransferase; translation: MSLDPTLVSDLQAVLRDVPDFPKPGIVFKDITPMLADPRLFGRVVNAMSAPFRGQHITKVVGVESRGFLLGAPIALALEAGFVPARKPGKLPHKRIVERYSLEYGADGVEMHEDAILKDERVLVVDDVLATGGTADATGRLVSRLGGQIVGYCFLITLDFLEGAKRLGPDKVTSLLRF
- a CDS encoding DEAD/DEAH box helicase; the protein is MQAVQTTADTRDPLSPQDGLWLRALKAEVEPATFKKGREVAEGRRVFGLTREPERIRAQVAGPSGERYDVALIPGEGKVVSSCTCPVWNTTGPHCEHVVAVALIYAARFRPPPPPQKAAAPPPPPPEPEDMGPDEEEIPGGGAPGMEGVSLPALAKVESWLGLSSLPDYEFLYRLTPASTGAGGSNNRHWVVDVRRQDAQTKGPVHVKRLLQAGSRIAPADERIFMVLSRHEHRYDSRIVLSDEDLCEVLELLRQRRVIYRGTPLVYMEQPVRPQIHLESRPDGATAQIELLFPDGVGYPLKDVIVLAGRRTYVIQAQNLHAVEPDFPPRLLRKWLLEPTMAFPSGQLDRVLTFFAAHLPRFRMSLKADDIEVDESVEPRFVLTLEGAAERVKVQLAARYGQTTVAVSPTATHLGYASGVGEDARKLYRRRDEVERAAGKLLLDMGLRFDQAAQAFDATGDVALEFWARGLASLPAEWERYGVQAPKVRLRPKLKPRIRVGMSGVQWFDLDAEFVTDDQAVDLGAVRMWLDSGRKFVPLKDGSFAEADVAEIKRVADLLEEAGAMPGRTRTRLPLHQAVALDLLADLGEFTEVEAKARQAMLALRESAGVPKVAVPEGLQATLRHYQEAGLSWLWFLRRHGLSGILADDMGLGKTIQSLSLMQKVANDEGRKPSLVVAPTSVLANWEREAERFTPGLKAMVWHGQDRRERAEDLKGMDLVLTSYALVRRDLEQLSQVGFRYVILDEAQNIKNADSATAQACKSLPSETRLALTGTPLENRLSELWSIFDFLMPGFLGSAEGFSDRYEQPIQVANDATAKDRLRRRIQPFIMRRLKTEVAKDLPPKTESVAWCEMEPGQAALYREVLEESRRKVNESIEKVGFKRSRVSILAALMRLRQVCCDPRLLKMPPGTLLPSSAKLERFMQLVDDLVSEGHRALVFSQFTEMLELLKQEADKKGLRYLYLDGRTKDRMGKVDEYNRPDGPPLFFISLKAGGTGLNLTAADYVIHFDPWWNPAVEDQATDRTHRIGQTRAVISYKLITRGTVEEKILSLQRRKRELAAGVLGAEGDDMGRTLTEQDIQELFTEI